In one window of Henckelia pumila isolate YLH828 chromosome 1, ASM3356847v2, whole genome shotgun sequence DNA:
- the LOC140875547 gene encoding transcription factor HHO3-like: protein MLISIPNHSDFPEKIQRCQDYIQALEEERLKIQVFRRELPLCLDLVTQAIETCKQQLSGTTTEYNLRGQSECSEQTSRPVFEEFIPLKRASFHPYGEEEEEESRGELIKDGDDFQTEKNGNENNSKKSDWLRYVQLWNETPDPSSKEDSPRKVAVVELVNTNSGSSDGGGGAAAGAFHPFKKDKSSGIDGGGATTAKTDPKSTGSVPPASTSSTADTGGGSGGVSKKEEKGGESQRKSRRCWSPELHRRFEHALQQLGGSHVATPKQIRELMKVDGLTNDEVKSHLQKYRLHMRRPGPTIQNNHPQAPQFVVVGGIWVPPEYAAAVATAATSGDATTTTNGIYAPIASVPQPFRGTSTHSPKQSEGGEQVPHSPATSSTFV, encoded by the exons ATGCTAATCAGCATCCCTAATCACAGTGATTTTCCTGAGAAAATACAGAGATGTCAAGATTATATCCAAGCTTTAGAGGAAGAGCGTCTCAAGATTCAAGTTTTCCGACGTGAACTCCCCCTCTGTCTCGACCTTGTCACACAAG CAATTGAGACATGCAAACAGCAGTTATCTGGGACAACAACAGAATATAATTTACGTGGGCAATCTGAGTGTTCGGAGCAGACATCAAGACCCGTTTTTGAAGAGTTTATTCCCTTAAAGAGAGCTTCGTTTCATCCTTatggtgaagaagaagaagaagaatccCGCGGGGAGCTAATTAAAGATGGTGATGATTTTCAAACTGAAAAGAATGGTAATGAAAACAATTCCAAGAAATCAGACTGGCTTAGATATGTTCAGCTATGGAATGAGACCCCAGATCCATCTTCCAAAGAG GATTCGCCGAGGAAGGTGGCTGTCGTAGAATTAGTGAACACAAACAGCGGCAGCAGCGATGGAGGAGGAGGCGCCGCCGCCGGTGCATTTCATCCATTCAAGAAAGATAAAAGCTCAGGCATTGATGGCGGCGGTGCTACTACAGCTAAAACCGATCCAAAGAGTACTGGATCGGTGCCACCAGCCTCCACCAGTTCTACGGCGGACACCGGCGGCGGAAGCGGCGGTGTTAGTAAGAAGGAGGAAAAGGGAGGGGAGTCCCAAAGAAAGTCGAGGAGGTGTTGGTCGCCGGAACTACATAGAAGATTTGAGCATGCCCTTCAACAACTTGGTGGCTCGCatg TTGCCACACCGAAACAAATTAGGGAGTTGATGAAGGTGGATGGTCTCACCAATGATGAGGTTAAAAGCCATTTACAG AAATATCGGTTGCATATGAGAAGACCAGGCCCTACGATTCAAAACAATCACCCGCAAGCGCCTCAATTCGTCGTGGTCGGAGGGATATGGGTGCCACCGGAATATGCTGCCGCAGTGGCTACAGCCGCCACATCCGGTGATGCAACCACCACGACGAATGGAATCTACGCCCCGATCGCGTCGGTGCCGCAGCCTTTCCGAGGAACATCGACCCATTCCCCTAAACAAAGCGAAGGTGGAGAACAAGTACCCCATTCCCCGGCCACCTCCTCTACGTTTGTATAA
- the LOC140875929 gene encoding uncharacterized protein isoform X1 has translation MATRSNFYQHFSIKPCVWEPKTPLLRTHFTSLQKTPFLINSNAFKLSATRLGLNKKVAAVLSEEKEIETSGSGTDVFKLTYLEGNSWLWEVGGVKILVDPVLVGNLDFGIPWLYDAAKKFLKNFMLDDLPGIDCLLITQSLDDHCHLKTLKPLSQKLPSFRVIATPNAKAKLDPLFTNVTYLEPGQASEIQVNSGSSVKIRATAGPVLGPPWQRPENGYLVTSPGGELTLYYEPHCVFNENFVEKERADIVITPVVKQLLPNFTLVSGQEDAVRLAKLLHAQFIVPMKNGDLDSKGLLSSLVKTAGTIESFKEMLLKELPDAKVLQPTPGKPVEISARQ, from the exons ATGGCTACTCGGAGTAATTTCTACCAACACTTTTCCATCAAGCCATGTGTTTGGGAACCAAAAACCCCATTGCTAAGAACCCATTTCACCTCTCTTCAGAAAACTCCATTTCTCATCAATTCTAATGCATTCAAGCTCTCAGCTACCAGGTTGGG GTTAAATAAGAAAGTTGCTGCTGTGCTATCGGAGGAAAAAGAGATAGAGACGAGTGGTTCTGGAACTGATGTTTTCAAACTCACTTATTTAGAG GGTAATAGTTGGTTGTGGGAAGTTGGAGGGGTGAAAATATTGGTTGATCCAGTCTTGGTGGGGAACTTGGATTTCGGAATTCCTTGGCTTTATGATGCTGCTAAAAAGTTTCTCAAGAATTTCATG CTTGATGATCTTCCGGGAATCGATTGCTTACTCATCACACAAAGCCTTGATGATCACTGCCACTTGAAAACTCTAAAGCCCCTTTCTCAAAAGTTACCGAGTTTTAGAGTAATCGCGACTCCGAATGCCAAGGCTAAATTGGATCCCCTATTTACCAAT GTCACATATTTAGAACCAGGTCAGGCCTCTGAAATCCAAGTCAACAGTGGTTCTTCGGTCAAGATTCGAGCTACTGCAGGGCCAGTTTTAGGTCCTCCTTGGCAACGTCCAGAAAACGG CTATCTTGTCACCTCTCCTGGAGGCGAGCTGACTCTATACTATGAGCCCCACTGTGTCTTTAACGAGAATTTTGTTGAGAAAGAACGTGCTGACATAGTTATAACCCCTGTTGTTAAGCAACTCTTGCCAAACTTCACGTTGGTTTCTGGACAAGAGGATGCGGTTCGACTGGCAAAGTTGTTGCATGCCCA GTTTATCGTTCCAATGAAAAACGGTGACCTTGATAGCAAAGGGCTGCTTTCAAGTCTTGTTAAAACTGCTGGGACCATAGAATCATTCAAG GAGATGTTGTTGAAAGAGCTACCGGATGCCAAAGTTCTACAGCCTACACCTGGGAAACCCGTCGAAATTTCAGCACGGCAGTGA
- the LOC140875929 gene encoding uncharacterized protein isoform X3, whose translation MATRSNFYQHFSIKPCVWEPKTPLLRTHFTSLQKTPFLINSNAFKLSATRLGLNKKVAAVLSEEKEIETSGSGTDVFKLTYLELDDLPGIDCLLITQSLDDHCHLKTLKPLSQKLPSFRVIATPNAKAKLDPLFTNVTYLEPGQASEIQVNSGSSVKIRATAGPVLGPPWQRPENGYLVTSPGGELTLYYEPHCVFNENFVEKERADIVITPVVKQLLPNFTLVSGQEDAVRLAKLLHAQFIVPMKNGDLDSKGLLSSLVKTAGTIESFKEMLLKELPDAKVLQPTPGKPVEISARQ comes from the exons ATGGCTACTCGGAGTAATTTCTACCAACACTTTTCCATCAAGCCATGTGTTTGGGAACCAAAAACCCCATTGCTAAGAACCCATTTCACCTCTCTTCAGAAAACTCCATTTCTCATCAATTCTAATGCATTCAAGCTCTCAGCTACCAGGTTGGG GTTAAATAAGAAAGTTGCTGCTGTGCTATCGGAGGAAAAAGAGATAGAGACGAGTGGTTCTGGAACTGATGTTTTCAAACTCACTTATTTAGAG CTTGATGATCTTCCGGGAATCGATTGCTTACTCATCACACAAAGCCTTGATGATCACTGCCACTTGAAAACTCTAAAGCCCCTTTCTCAAAAGTTACCGAGTTTTAGAGTAATCGCGACTCCGAATGCCAAGGCTAAATTGGATCCCCTATTTACCAAT GTCACATATTTAGAACCAGGTCAGGCCTCTGAAATCCAAGTCAACAGTGGTTCTTCGGTCAAGATTCGAGCTACTGCAGGGCCAGTTTTAGGTCCTCCTTGGCAACGTCCAGAAAACGG CTATCTTGTCACCTCTCCTGGAGGCGAGCTGACTCTATACTATGAGCCCCACTGTGTCTTTAACGAGAATTTTGTTGAGAAAGAACGTGCTGACATAGTTATAACCCCTGTTGTTAAGCAACTCTTGCCAAACTTCACGTTGGTTTCTGGACAAGAGGATGCGGTTCGACTGGCAAAGTTGTTGCATGCCCA GTTTATCGTTCCAATGAAAAACGGTGACCTTGATAGCAAAGGGCTGCTTTCAAGTCTTGTTAAAACTGCTGGGACCATAGAATCATTCAAG GAGATGTTGTTGAAAGAGCTACCGGATGCCAAAGTTCTACAGCCTACACCTGGGAAACCCGTCGAAATTTCAGCACGGCAGTGA
- the LOC140875929 gene encoding uncharacterized protein isoform X2, translating to MATRSNFYQHFSIKPCVWEPKTPLLRTHFTSLQKTPFLINSNAFKLSATRLNKKVAAVLSEEKEIETSGSGTDVFKLTYLEGNSWLWEVGGVKILVDPVLVGNLDFGIPWLYDAAKKFLKNFMLDDLPGIDCLLITQSLDDHCHLKTLKPLSQKLPSFRVIATPNAKAKLDPLFTNVTYLEPGQASEIQVNSGSSVKIRATAGPVLGPPWQRPENGYLVTSPGGELTLYYEPHCVFNENFVEKERADIVITPVVKQLLPNFTLVSGQEDAVRLAKLLHAQFIVPMKNGDLDSKGLLSSLVKTAGTIESFKEMLLKELPDAKVLQPTPGKPVEISARQ from the exons ATGGCTACTCGGAGTAATTTCTACCAACACTTTTCCATCAAGCCATGTGTTTGGGAACCAAAAACCCCATTGCTAAGAACCCATTTCACCTCTCTTCAGAAAACTCCATTTCTCATCAATTCTAATGCATTCAAGCTCTCAGCTACCAG GTTAAATAAGAAAGTTGCTGCTGTGCTATCGGAGGAAAAAGAGATAGAGACGAGTGGTTCTGGAACTGATGTTTTCAAACTCACTTATTTAGAG GGTAATAGTTGGTTGTGGGAAGTTGGAGGGGTGAAAATATTGGTTGATCCAGTCTTGGTGGGGAACTTGGATTTCGGAATTCCTTGGCTTTATGATGCTGCTAAAAAGTTTCTCAAGAATTTCATG CTTGATGATCTTCCGGGAATCGATTGCTTACTCATCACACAAAGCCTTGATGATCACTGCCACTTGAAAACTCTAAAGCCCCTTTCTCAAAAGTTACCGAGTTTTAGAGTAATCGCGACTCCGAATGCCAAGGCTAAATTGGATCCCCTATTTACCAAT GTCACATATTTAGAACCAGGTCAGGCCTCTGAAATCCAAGTCAACAGTGGTTCTTCGGTCAAGATTCGAGCTACTGCAGGGCCAGTTTTAGGTCCTCCTTGGCAACGTCCAGAAAACGG CTATCTTGTCACCTCTCCTGGAGGCGAGCTGACTCTATACTATGAGCCCCACTGTGTCTTTAACGAGAATTTTGTTGAGAAAGAACGTGCTGACATAGTTATAACCCCTGTTGTTAAGCAACTCTTGCCAAACTTCACGTTGGTTTCTGGACAAGAGGATGCGGTTCGACTGGCAAAGTTGTTGCATGCCCA GTTTATCGTTCCAATGAAAAACGGTGACCTTGATAGCAAAGGGCTGCTTTCAAGTCTTGTTAAAACTGCTGGGACCATAGAATCATTCAAG GAGATGTTGTTGAAAGAGCTACCGGATGCCAAAGTTCTACAGCCTACACCTGGGAAACCCGTCGAAATTTCAGCACGGCAGTGA